One Dehalococcoidales bacterium genomic window carries:
- the gatC gene encoding Asp-tRNA(Asn)/Glu-tRNA(Gln) amidotransferase subunit GatC gives MKLIREEVIHIAQLARIGLTEAEIDEFPRQLSNILENFDVLDQVDTTDVPPTTQSNSLHTVIKDDLVKPSLEREDALANAPSRDGEFFKIRPVLDK, from the coding sequence TTGAAGCTTATCCGTGAAGAAGTAATCCATATTGCACAGTTAGCCAGAATTGGTCTAACCGAAGCCGAGATAGACGAGTTCCCGCGCCAACTCTCCAATATACTGGAAAATTTTGATGTTTTAGACCAGGTTGATACCACCGACGTGCCTCCAACTACACAATCTAACTCACTCCATACAGTTATAAAAGACGATCTGGTGAAACCGTCACTTGAAAGAGAGGACGCACTTGCCAATGCCCCTTCCAGAGATGGAGAATTCTTTAAAATTCGCCCAGTGCTCGATAAGTAA